The DNA window CGACGCCCCGGTTCCCCACGGCCTCGGCCCTCGGAGGCGAGTGCCACGGCCCGCGGCTGTAGGAGAGCTCGAATACGCACCCGGCAGTCCGGCACGACGTGTACACGCCGCTAGAGATCCATATGCTTTTCCATGCGTGCTGTGCTCCATGTATTCTACAGTACATTTCTTTATTTCCGAAGTAAAGATATTCTACATTTCTATGATGCTCTACCGATTGATGGTTTCCAGGTTGTGCACGGAGGCCACGCCTAGCACAGGCGTGTCTTTCGTGGGCTCCATCTAATTCTGATTCTTTATAAAAACTAATTTTTTGCGAGAAGTGATTATGTGGCTAATAATGATTTTATTTGATTCTCTAGCATAAACTCTAAATCAGGAGAGAGAAAATTACTTGATAGAATCAGGAGCAGCTACTTTTTCAGCTCCCAGCTTCTTAGTTTATTTCTCTTAAAAACCgtttggcagagctcctgcTAAATTAAGCAAAGAATCAGCTCTAAAAGCTCTGTCAAACGCACCTTTAGTGCTCACCACTCACCAGTTGTTCCTTGCTAGCAATAGGGCGATGCACATAATTCCACACTGCAAAGGTTAGTTGTGTCAGAATTACTTACACCCCctccatccccccccccccccggtcgcCCCTCCCAGGTGACACGGGGGCGCCCCGCGCTGCTGCCCACCACCCCACCCTGGGCCGCCGCTACCGCCGGCGACCATCTGGGTGGCGGCCCACGGCCGAGCTGAAGCCGGCTTTGCTTGCAGTCTCccccttccctctctcttcGCTCCCGTCTCCCTCTCCCCGACCTTCAAGCCTTCGCTCGTTGACGCTCCTCTGCCAGCCGCCAAGCCGGATCAGGCCTCCTCCCGGCCGGATCCAGGGTTCCCCGAGCCGGATCCGTCACCGCCCCCCCCTCCCAGCCGACTGGCGTGCTGCGCCTTCGGGTGGCCGGGGGTCGTGGCCGCTTCACCGCCTCCATTGCTCGCCCCAGGGCGGGTCACCGGGCGCTTGCGCCGCCTCCAGACAGGCACTCTTCATCGCGGGGGCCGAGGCCAGCGCTTTACGCGGAGTCGCGGGGGgcggggggaggagggggcAGTGCTCTCTCAGCTCGGTTGCTAGCCGCCGGCCTTCGGCCGGGGGTGTTAGCCCCCACTCGCTCCACCCTTCCACTGGCGTCTGGGTGGTTGGCTCTACCCCTCGCTGGCCGTCCCCACCTGGTGGCCTCCTGCGGCAGGGTGCCGGCCTGCGAGCTTTTCCAATGCTGTGGCGGCGACGTTCTAAGGAGGGATTAGGAGGGATTAGGGTGGAGGCAAAAGCCTTAGGTCCGCTTGCGGGCCGATGACAGCGACGCCCTCAGACGCCATTCACCTTCTTGGAGACGTCATTTTTCCTCCTCTTCCCTCCTCTCTGGTGTGTTTTACGAGTGAAAGCCTTGACCATGTTGGTCGGATGACAACGGCGTATGTGGTGTCATTCCCTCCCTTGGGGCGTCGTCTTGGAAGCTTTGGAAGCTCTGGTGGTGGTCGTCAGCTCTCCTTGGAGAGTTTCCGCTTCTGCGCCTGCCTTCACTCTGTTTCTTCTATATCATCCGGGTTGCGTAGGTCGTCGTCTGGCGGATGCATTGCCTCCCCTCTCGTCGTTGGTGGATACTTTGCCGCCGTTCTACTCTGGCGGATGCTTTACCACCATCTTCATGTTGGTTCGCTTCAGGCGAATGCTTTGCCACCTTGGTCGGGTGAATGCTTTACCACCTTTGATGTGTTGATTGATCTTTGCACCCTTGATGTTATAGTATATTTTAGCAGATTCAGCTGTATGATGGTGTCTAGATTTGAGGGTTGGTGTGTGTCTCCTCCCCTATTATTCTTGCTATTGGGGTCGCCTACCTATTGCTTGGTGGAGCTCTGTTTCCGCTTAATAGTATCTGCCTAATCTTTTTAATGAAATACGTGCTTAGGCACACGTTAAAAAAAAAGTTCAGTAACTtcttttttaaagaaaaaaatGGATCCAAGTTCTGAAGTTCATTCTCTGGACGTATCCAAAAACACGTAACAAGAGGCCGTAGGGAAGCAAGCGCTTTCTAGTTCCGCGTTTTATAAGCACCGGCACGCAACGCAACAAGCAAGCACATTTTCTTTTTCAGGACTACGCAACACACGGTTGTTTTGACGGTGTGTTCGTTGGTTCTGCGTGCCGGTGCCACGCTGTGCTCCTGGACCGTCTCGTGCGTAGGGCCGCAGGCACACTGGTGGTTGTTGGTCAAGGGTCCTCCCGCTCGTGACAACTTGCTTGCGTGCACACCTGTTAATAGTATAAATCTGGCGCTGGTCTTGCCATGGATCGCCACGAGTTCTCTCGGCAGATCAGCAAATGGGCCGGAGCACTGGAGCAGTGTcagaattttatttttttcttattatctatctatttatttatttatccaatGTTTTGTGCTTTGCGACGAGGCGTGGGTGATTGACGCCGGGGCATAGCGTCAGAAATTTTGAAAAAAATTCAGACAAGTGATGCTCTGCAAATGCTTGCACGGCTTGGCTCATGCGCCCGACACATAGCACTCGTATCTCGAGATAGATTTCTTCTACTAGTAGTTCCTACTTGGTGATAGATTGAATACGGCTGCACAAGATGTAGGCCCAGCTGTGCTTAGGTGACGGGATTAAAAAAGTGATATTGACATCAATACAAGATTGCTACAAGATAATTGTGCAAGGAATGGGATTGTAAGTATTGTAGTATAATTCTCGGAGTACGTGTGACTGCCGAGTCTACAATATTTTACTTGTGAGTATACCAGGGTTGCATGAGATGAAGAGAGTGGATAATATCTGGCTTACCAGGATCGATTTGTGCAGGTACGGGCTACACCACTACACTTAAGTCGACTGTAAGTCGTCTTACTAACAAGCGGGTGATCCTAAGTTTTTCAAATTGTTGGAGCCCGTCATTTTCACAACATAAAAAACAAGCAAAACATACGAATCTTAACCACAAAAGATTGAATTTTAGGAATATTAATACGAATGaaaaaaatgaaaagaaaagaTACAGCAGCTCGTGGCCTCGTGggctttctttctttctttgttttGCTGTCCCTTTGGAGGCAACGATGCGTCGGTCACTCGTCATCCATCATTGCGCCAAATCTGCCCGGGACTCGGACCGCAGTCAGCCACCGAACCGGAGGAGGCAGGAGCAGAAGCCAAACAGGCTTGCGAGaagatgccgccgccgccgccggttgATCCGCAGCGGCTGTCGCCGGCGGAGTCCCGGGAGCGGACGCTGCACTTCTTCCACGGCCTGGGCGTGGACGTGCCCCTCCCGGCATCGGCCGAGCGCGCCGACGCCTGCTCCGCGCTCGTCCGCGCCATCGTCTCCTCCGCCACCGTCTCCTCGTCGCGCGTCTCCTGCACCCTCACCATCTCCCCCGGCGTCGCGGTGAGCGCCCTGCTTCTCAAGTAGCTCTCTCGATCCATCACAGTCTCTCTGCCTCTCCTGATTACCTCCGGGCCGGCGCGTTGGGTGCAGAACCAGTACAACACGCTccacggcggcgcggtggcggccGTAGCGGAGGCCGTCGGGAtggcgtgcgcgcgcgccgcggcgggggaCAAGGAGATGTTCCTCGGCGAGCTCAGCACCGCGTACCTCGCCGCCGCGCGAGTCAACGTGAGCATCCTCGAGAAACTCTCATACACCCTCTGATGTGCAGATTTTGTTTCCCCCCAATTGTTTCTTCCATCGCCATCCAGCACTCGCTGTGCAGGATCGAGTCGATCTTCACAAACAACAGTGCTCTGTGCTTTGAGGAAATTTCTTGAAGTAGTTCAAAGATCTAGCTCCTTGATAATTTGCAGCGATTGGTTGATCTCTCGATCCAGAGAGAGACAGACAGACAGACAGACAGACAGACCAAAATTAAGCTAGAACGCCGAGCATCCGGGGTGACCGTCGTGTCTAGAATATTTGCTTGTGAAATAGTATGCCAGGGTTGCAAGAGATGAATAAGGGCAACTCCAACCAACCCCTCAAATTCGAACCCCTACTCTCTCATACGAGGACCTCTCACCCATATTCTAGCCCCCTACTTGTCTATGCACTCCAACCAAACTCTCATTTAGATCCTTATATTTCCTCTCGTATCTACTTTATTCATATTTTGTAACTAACAAAGTTTACTTTTCGTATATGTAAATCATAATTTTTGCAACCACAATTTGTGGAAGGATAATATTTGCAACATTTTTAACTGTTATTTTAAAGCATGTTTTGAGGTTATTTTTTTAACCAAAAATCGATGAGGGCGGGGTCGCGATTCAGAGGCTTCCGAGCCATGGCGCGAGTCGCGGTAGTTGGTGGCGGGGACGGATGAGGGCTCGTGTAGGAGTTCCTATATCTAGGAGGTCGGGGGTATGGACAAGAGTTCGGATGAGAGAGGAGGCTCAGGTGAGGCGTCGGTTGGAGACAATTTTTCGCGTCTGAACCCTCAAAAGATGAGTAGGGGTTTGGATGAGGCATTGGTTGGAGTTGTCCTAAGGTCCCGTTTGGAAGCCTGGGTGGATTTTGGAATCCTGAATTTTGGATGGATTTGCAAAATTTAGATTATGACTAGAATCTGAATAGTGCTGTCTGGATTCTTGGACTCTAGAATCAGATTTTTTTGGATTTTGGTTCATACATTTCTTATATGCCCTTGATATTTTTTTCTTTCGGCCACCAAATGGAGCACTACTTTCCACCAATACATATGACCTTTAACCTGATCAAACTGCTGCTCAACATTACTCACGAAGACACATAAAGATACAACGTGCAAGAGTACAATCATGTAGATATAAAAGCAGTACAAACACCCTCACACCTTCCCTACTAGGGCACCTTTTGGACGAGATTCTAGATTTTGGAGAAGTTAGATTTTGATGGATTAAGAAAATTTGGTTTACATTTGAAAAGGCTATGACACCTCTCGTACCATAACTAATGCAATTTTGTAATCCTTAAAAAAAATGCAATTTCGTATTTCATTTTGTATCCATTTCACCGGTCTATGAGATATCTCTATTAAGGACTATAAGGACTATACTGTAAAATGGTAAGGATATTTCCATCTTATCTCTTCTCCCTCCCATTGACTGTTTCTCCGAttctactctctctctctctctcccgtgATCCCGTTTCTCTCCCCTATCGACCAAGGAGATTGCAGCAGGCCCAGCGGGTGGCCTCTCAGCTGCGGGCGGGGAACGGTGCCGGCCGCGGCAGCCGCACGTGCCGCCTGGCCGGCCACggcgggaagcggcggcgcgtgcCTCCTAGCCGGCCTCGGCtgggagcggcggcgccgggccagCCGCATATGGGCGAGCAGCGGCACGTGCGGCCCGCGTGCGGGGAGTGGCACCGCCGGGCTGGCATCCGCCTAGCTTCTGGGATTATAGGAATCCGAAAATCCAATTTCTGTAATCCTTCCGGCCCGTTTGGAAGCTGGCCAGATTCTAGCATTTGGATTCTGAGAATATGAGGGTTTCAAACGGGCCCTAAAATGGATAATACTCCATCCGTCTAAAAAAATACAACTGTCGTTTCTGAAAGAGTCAAACAATTTTaactttgatcaaatttatataaaGATACGAACATTCATTTATATCTCTAAATAGATTTAATACgaagatatattacatgattaaTCTAATGATATTTATTTGTAATATAAATGTTAGTactaagtttgatcaaatttgggATTGCTTGACTGCTCCGGAAGCGAGagttgtattttttttaaagGAGTAATTGGGAACAATTTGTGTGGTACGCGGGTACGGACTGCTACTACCATGGAACGAGTGGTAGCTCTGTTAGCTGTCGGCTCAAATAATAGGAAGGGGTCTCTTGACAGAAACCGGTTTGGGGACATCCTTTTCGATTTCTTGTTGCTTCTTGTAACTTTTTTATGCAATTCAGAACTGCATCTCATGGTTTATTTGAGCATATAACTCACTTTAAAAGAAAAGAATTAACTTAAATCGAAAACTTGATAAAAAGAAAAACAGCTGCACGGTACCGGCCCAGGCGGCCAGGCCCACAGCCTCCGGCCTGCCTCTTctttctcccttctctctcgtCGCGGCGCTCGCGGACCTCTTCTAGAAGGTCTTGGGCGGTTGCGCCCCACCCGATTTCAGGTGGCTGGCCAACATCGTCTCTCATttatttggatatcctaatCTAAACTTTAGCTCAACTGTTAAAGATTAGATCCTCAAATGAAGagtttaagtttaaattttttGCTTAGTTTTgaggtctaaaatttagattaGAATATTAAAAAGATACCTTTTCCCTTTAATTATGACGGGCagttagagagagagaggggtgaATGTGAAGATAGGATGTGTTTCTTCCTACTCTAAACCACTTTTAGACTTTTTAGCACACCTTGAAGGGCTAATGGTCTAATAAGGTCTAAACTTTGGACATGCATTTTTAAACCACCTGTTTGGTTCTTCAAGATCCAAAAGTGGACTAAAAGTGCAGATCTAATCTCTAGATCATGGGAACCAAACAAGCTCTAAAACCCCGTTTAATTTCGAGGGACTTAGCCTCGTCACTTTAAAAAATCTTactatttagaaatattaaataaaatctatttataaAATTTTATACGGTGCTAATCTGCAAGACGAATTTAATGAGTTTAATTAATATATAATTTACTATTACAATAATACTATATTGACCCTACATTAATCATAaattaatatacctcattaaaTTCGTCACGTGAATTTTTAGgttctgcaattaattttataattaaattttatttaagatTTCTAAATAACAATAACAAGATTCTTTTGATAGCGCTCCGGAACAAACACCACTAGGGCTAATCCCAATGGAAGTTTCATGGGATGTTTCATGGCACTAATTAGCCTGCCACATCAGCAATTTGGATAATATGGCACATCATTTAAGAAATAAGAGTTTCATGGAGTTTCATGAGGATGAAACTATGTTAAcccatttccaagaacttgCAAACCGTGTGAAACCTCCATTGAGAGTGTTTTGTTTCATCTTCACACAATTGAGTAAATTCTATTGGTTATTTATTTGCAGTATTTAAGTAGTACGTTGATATATGAAATAGTGAGATAAAACTCTCTATTGAGAGAGAGGCGTTACATCCTTCTTTGTAGAAATGTTGACGTAGTTTTCGTAGAAATGTTGACATGAAACACCGTTGGAAGCCTTAACTCACATGCCCACCCACCCAACCCCGCCCGTGATTAATAAGACGGACTCGCCCCGACCGCAGCCGGAGCAGCAAGAAAAGCGAGCAGCGAAGGTGGGGGAGGAGATGGAGAAGGAGGAGCCGAGGCGGAAGCTATCGCCGGCGGACTCCCGGGCGGTGGCCCTAGCGTTCATCCGCGCCCTGGGCGCCGGCGCGCGCCTCCCGGCCGCGGCCGACCAGCCCGACGCCTACTCCTCGCTCGTCCGCGCCAtcctctcctccgccgccgtctccgcctCCCCGGCCCCGCGGGTCTCCTGCACCATCGCCGTCTCGCCCGCCGTGACCGTGAGCTGCGCTTACTACTGCTACTGAGCGCCCCGTTGAAATTCctctctgctgctctgctcctgctcctgcttcTTACCTACCTACTGCTCTCGCGGGGGCTGTGCGTGCAGAACGCGTACAACACGCTccacggcggcgcggtggcggccGTAGCCGAGGCCGTCGGGATGGCGTGCGCGCGGGCTGCTGCCGGGGACAAGGAGATGTTCCTCGGTGAGCTCAGCACCGGTTacctcgccgccgcgcgcctcgaTGTGAGCTTCTAACTAAATCCTCGGCACCACGATGCATTTTGGTTTCCCAACAATTTCGACCTCCATACCATCCGGCATCCATTGAGTGGGTTATTCGTCAAGCTTGTGATACCATGGGGGAATCGGGGTTGGGAAACTTGCTATTGCTTCTTTAATCAGTAAATCCAGTGAATGAGTAACTGTTTGTGTGTCGTTTTACAACCTTTCAGAAATGGGTTTGTTTGATTGAGTGAGGTCTGTTTGTTGTAGGACCTCCACCCAACATTTGAGATCAAGTTTCTTAAAGTTCCATCGCGTTCTGATGTTGACATCTATTTTGAAACAGAGGGTTTAATATGGATTTTGGCCTTTATAATCATTATAAGAGGGTTGGGTTTTCATCCTCAAAAGATCCGAAGTTGTAATAATTTGAGATTTTGATTTGGATGTTATAACTTTCACATTCTAAAAGGTTTTGACTTCTGTATGATTTATATAACCTAAGGAAAAGGATGAGAGAGCTTGAGGTTGCCACTAGTAATTCCTCATCCATTCAGTAGTAATCTGTGTTGTGCTACTTAGTCCTTGTTGGGAAATTGGAATGTGATAAAGCGGACCCTGAGCCTAAATTTTGGGTCTTGATTTGGAATAAATCTACCAGATGCCACTTCATAGGTCTATATTCTTCAACATGCTACTCGCTGTGAAGCGGCGAAGCCCCATCTCAGTGAGACATTAGTGCTTCAGTATCCTTACATTTAACTCCCATAATCATGCAATTTCAGTTTTGAGTCCAGTACATGAGAGTAGGAGAAGTATGAAAACGAAGTATTAAGTTATCTCATCTGCTGATCGCAAAGAGAACCTTGTAGCTAATGAACCCCATTGATGTTGCTGTGAATAGTATACTGCTATCAATTGTTGCCAGTTCCATAAACTTGGGAAGGGCAGCACAGAACTTGTTTTTTCACTGTTGCCATAATTCATTTTTCTGTGCTGTCTTTGTACTAGGGTTGCTAAGTTTCTTTTCAAGCATTACAAATCCACTCCCAAAATTTCATGGCATTACCACTCTCCACCGAAGTTAAAACTCGAACGTAATACTTCTAGTAGAAAGGTCTTTCAAACATACTTCTAAAAATCCAGGCAAGTGAATGAATGATAGGAATATAAAGCATTAAAGCCATTTGAGTTCTTTCCTCTCATTTTCAGATATTTTACATGTCAGAGTGCAAGCGTTTACTCTCTTAATTCCATTGTCCATGTTCATGCAGTCTGAAGTGGATGTTGAAGCGCAGATACTGAGGAAAGGCAGGTCGGTCGTGGTTACCACTATCGAGTTCAGACTCAAGGACACCAAGAAGCTCTGCTACACATCTCGGGCCACCTTTTACATAATGCCCGTGGCAAGCCTATGAACAATCAAGTTTTATATGTGCAAATTGTTGTATTTACAGGACCAGATTCTGTATTGTGTATAGTTAAATCGGATAACATATATCTGTTGCATTAATGATGAAATAAAAACCATATCGACTCATGATGCCGTGCCGCCGCAACTGTTCCCTGATGAAAGTAAAAAAAACAATCACTAGTAAGGATGCTGTTGGGGCTCAGAGCAATGGTAAATATGCAATTTTCACAAGATATAAAAGCCACCTTTTATTAACTTTTGCTCCTATGGTTTCCAACGGTTGCAGCGGAAAAGATTGTGTTCTGGCTTATCCAGGAAGTGGAAGATTATGACCAAGTGATTCTTCAAGTTTCAGGTCGGAAAATGTCTGTTGTGTTACTTCGTCGTTCCCATCTTCACCAAGGAAGGGATATGCGAGTCCAGGCTATAGATTGCAACAAGTGAGGTTTGAAGAGCCCTCATTTTAGTACATCAAGTCTGTCAGACCCGTGGCCACCAGTGAGATCGAGCCGGGGACGTGAGAGAGGAAATCACGACGGGATCTCGGTATGGTTGAGACTTGAGAGGTGGAAGATGTCCTCTTTCTCTCTGAGTCTGAAACTCTGAATGTTAGATGATGTCCCACCCGCATATTCTGAGGTTCAGTTATACTCGACTCGCGCATTACGTTGTCCGCTGGGCCCCCCATGCTCCACTTTGAAGACGTACTGTTGCTTCCCGCCGACGACGCCGTCACCACTACTTGACGCGTGGGCTGCTCCGCTGCTGTGACAGAGTCCAGCTTGTTTACTCTGGCTTGTTTGACTTAAGGGTTGGTCAAGGCCGGAGTATGTGCACCACCTGCTATATTTCCGACTCTTCTTCTTTTGTTTGAGGAGGCTAAGATTTTTATTTCTTCCTTAGTCCTTCAGTCAGCATGGTATATGAGTTATCCGAATATGGGATAATTCTTCTTGTTCCAAAAAATAAACAGAATATGGGATAATCCTCTATTCTTGCTGGCAACACATTTGACTTTTCTCCAAATCACACGTGCTCAAAATTTCAAATCACAACACAATATCACTTGACTTTTTCTCCGAATGAGATCATATGATTTGGCACAAAAAATGATCATGTTTAGCTAGAAAAAAAAGGAGGATGCCAAAAGTATCTGCAATGGGGCAACCCTCTATCCTTTCGGTCACGTGGTAATCACATCAACCTAACACATCCAGTCATGGCTGTTACAAATGTACCAAACGGTCCACGCCCATCACATCGCGATCATAATCCAGTGGGTCAGCTCCGCACACTCAAAAATCTTATTTAGCGAACATTCGTTGCAATCGTTTCCAACGAACTGCATCGCCGATACACAGGACTTGGGGAGAGGAGGGTGGGGTTGAAGGCGGCCGCAGCGGGAAGGTGGGCGGAACGGCCAGTGGCGAGTTGCCGCTGGCcgcaggcggcggtggaggccggcgggggcggcacagtggaggggttagggttagggatTTGGGGTCTGGAGGTTTTGGGGTTCCATGGCCAGCAGGGTTAGTAGGGAGGTCGGGGCCTAGTTGGTGGTTGCGGGTTGTGGGCGGCGAGGTCGGTGGCGATGGCGGCGCCGGCCAGGTGGTGGAGGAGCCTCGGTGGGCAGTGCTGGCGTGCGGGGACGAGCACCGGCAGCGATGCGGGTGCGGGTGGCGGGTGGGGTGGCGAGGCGGGGGCGGGTGGTGGGCGTAGCGGTGCGGCGGCAAGTCGCCGCCGGGcattggaggaagaagaaagaaagaggGAAAATAAGGATAGAATAAGGAAGGAGAAAAAAAGGAAGGACCTTCATTCGCTGCGAACGGGTCGCGGCGAGCGACCACCCGCAAGTTTAAAAGTCTTATTTGGTGAATGTTCGTTGCGAGTGGCCCGCACACTTCAACATGCCCACGTTGCTTGGCAAGCAGGCATAGGAACCTGGAAAGTCTCCACATTGTCTTTTATATATACGGAGTACATGCGAAAAAATTCACACCGATGTATCATGACTCGCACTATGATTCAAATGTGCATATTGTAGTTGTGTTCATATCCCAGATACTTTACAATTTTCCCCCTTGAACCACTACTACAACAAACATTTTTAGGGACGGTAAAATAATATTTGCAGGGGATTGCGGTACCTGTTCCTACTTTTCACATCTACAAATAGCTATTTATAGAAGTGGGTAATATGTCCGTACCTATAAATGCATTTTCAGGGACGGATCACCCCATAGCCTGTCACCTGTCCTAGAAATGGTCACCCGTGATCCGTTGTATTGCCAAGGACAGATCACGGGTGACCCGCCCCTACGAAtcaatttttaaaaaataaaaaatagaaaaaaaatcaaaaatagcaaaataaaaaagTAAAAATATCTCAGCCAATCTGCCACCACCACAAGCCTTATACAGAGGTACAATTTTTTCAacgaaatatgcacacttgcgTTAACCGGGGTTCGAACCGCTTACTTCAAGCTTCGCGTGTACCCTCCTGTCTACCACGCTACACAGTCACTTGTGACTCTATGAGATATGACAttgttttatattaactcttaAATAGATTTCTAGTGCAAAtacattttcaggggcgggttaCACCCCCACGTGCCCCTAAAATTGGTTTTCTATTTTATTCCAAAgatttgtataaattttggAATATAgctaaataaataaataaaaagatGAAACTTCTAACTATGATTATTGTGAACTAATACATATAATAGATATAGAAAAAAATATCCCAATCATATTTTGTTATATATAAATGTTAGATTGTCGAAACCTCAAAGTATGACTTAAAGTTGTACGAGATACTAGTGTGAGAAGTCGATGAATGATGAGTTTACGGAGAATGTACATCAGACTCTATGCATTATGTTTTGAATCTTCTATTATGATAAAAATTCATTTAAAGTGTGATACCATGCCAATTTACCGAAGATTTGAACCTCTTTTATATAATTGCACTACCATATTCATAATACTTCTAGATTTCAAAATTAGAGAACTTATAATAATCTTTTGAACTATTAAATGATTTTAAATGAAAAGGTTATCATaaacctctacaattttggTATAAAGTTTAACTTCATCCAAGATCATATGAAAATATTATGAATTTATTTGTGTGGATCATTTGTAGGGGCGGATCATGCCATCACTCGTTACTGAAAATTACTTTTATGGACAGGTGACGCCTCACCCGTCTTTAGAAATGCATTTCTAAAGACGGGTGATGACATCACCTGCCTCTAACAATAGTGGTCATTTCTAAAGACCCctcctaaaaatatattttcaggGGCGGTTCGGAAGCTACGGTAACCCCGCTTCTTTTGTTAGAACGGGTTACTTTTTTTTACCACGCctagaaaaaaaagagagtaaaatttatttttataGCAGTGAACTTGAGTCCTATATATCGTTAACCAAACTTTTCCTATCTTTCTCCTAGCATCATGAAGCACTTTGAAAGCATCAATGCCACCAAAAATATGACATCTAGCTTCAGTAAAAAAATTTGAGTTTTTTTAACTTTTAACGATATTTGATGTGTAACTTCGATTATTTCCTCTATTAAACCTATTTTAAAATCTGATAAATTCATAAGACTATGAAAATACTTTAAAAAAATGCGCATATATGATTTTCATGTCTTCAAACTAAACATTTTAAAAATTATTGACAATCATAGTCCTAAAAAGTTTGACTGTATTTTATCCGAAATGTCAAGTATGCATTCTCGTGCAAACACTATTATTTTAAGTTAGCCACTCCATATTTTGAGAAGGAAGTTAGCAACTCCATATTTTATTTTGAgaagttagcaacttcattTGATGCAACATGTTAGGGGCACACGATGATGAAAACCCAGCTTGT is part of the Panicum hallii strain FIL2 chromosome 2, PHallii_v3.1, whole genome shotgun sequence genome and encodes:
- the LOC112883186 gene encoding uncharacterized protein LOC112883186 isoform X2, with the protein product MPPPPPVDPQRLSPAESRERTLHFFHGLGVDVPLPASAERADACSALVRAIVSSATVSSSRVSCTLTISPGVANQYNTLHGGAVAAVAEAVGMACARAAAGDKEMFLGELSTAYLAAARVNSEVDVEAQILRKGRSVVVTTIEFRLKDTKKLCYTSRATFYIMPVASL
- the LOC112883186 gene encoding uncharacterized protein LOC112883186 isoform X1, translated to MPTHPTPPVINKTDSPRPQPEQQEKRAAKVGEEMEKEEPRRKLSPADSRAVALAFIRALGAGARLPAAADQPDAYSSLVRAILSSAAVSASPAPRVSCTIAVSPAVTNAYNTLHGGAVAAVAEAVGMACARAAAGDKEMFLGELSTGYLAAARLDSEVDVEAQILRKGRSVVVTTIEFRLKDTKKLCYTSRATFYIMPVASL